From Pseudomonas hormoni:
CACCAATCTGAATGCGCTTCTCGCAATAGCGCATCGCGTTGCGCAGCAGGTTCTGAATCGCCCGGGCGGTCAGGCGCGGGTCGAGGCTGAAGCGTTCGAGTTGGCCGTGAAGCAGCACATCAATCACGATTTCCGGCGAGTCCAGCTCTTCATCGACACTGCCCAGAATGCTGTCGATGAATTCATCCAGCGACACTTCAACCTGTTCCGGCAAACGCGCGGGGTTTTGCAGGCGACTGTAGGACAGCAACTCCAGCACCAGTTCGTCGAGTTCACGGATGTGCGCAACCAGGCCTTGCAAACGCTCGCGGCTGGCGGCCGGCAAGTCGTCGGACAGCGCCAGGGCCAGGCCAAAGTCCAGGCGCGTCAGCGGCGTGCGCAGTTCGTGAGAAACGGCGTTGAGCAAATCCCGCTGTTGGTTAAGCAGGCTCTCGATGTCGCCGGCCATGGTGTCGAAGACGTTGGCCAGGCTGCCGATGTTGGAGCTGGCGGAGATCTTCGTGCGCTCGCTCAAGTGACCTTTACCGAAGCGTTCAGCGGTGCCTTTGAGGCGTTCCAGATCGCGCCAGTGCGGGCGCAGCCATACCAGCAGACACGCCAGCATCGTCGCGCCGATCAGCACGTTGATGCTCCAGTACAACAAATTGACGTCCAGCGGGTCTGGCGGCACGACCATTTGCACCACCGTTTGTTGGTTCAACGGTGTCACCGCCAAGGTGCGCCAGCCCCAGTCACCGATGCGCACCACGCTCTCGCCACGCTGCAAACGCTTCTGTTCTGCCAGGGTCAAGCCAGGGTCGTCATTGCCGGTCAGAACGATGTGCAGCGGGTCGAATTCCTTGTCCATCTCGCTCGCCAATGCCGGCCATTGCGCCTCGGGCACGGCGTGGAACTGCTTGACGATGAGGGTTTGCAGCCCGCGGGAATAATCGAGGTTGTAGGTGACGAAGCGCTCCTGGAAGACCTTGATCACCACGTCCGGTACCAGATAAATCGCCGCGCTGTAGGAGACGATCGTCACCAGATACAGACGAAAGAGGATTCTGAACA
This genomic window contains:
- a CDS encoding ATP-binding protein — its product is MFRILFRLYLVTIVSYSAAIYLVPDVVIKVFQERFVTYNLDYSRGLQTLIVKQFHAVPEAQWPALASEMDKEFDPLHIVLTGNDDPGLTLAEQKRLQRGESVVRIGDWGWRTLAVTPLNQQTVVQMVVPPDPLDVNLLYWSINVLIGATMLACLLVWLRPHWRDLERLKGTAERFGKGHLSERTKISASSNIGSLANVFDTMAGDIESLLNQQRDLLNAVSHELRTPLTRLDFGLALALSDDLPAASRERLQGLVAHIRELDELVLELLSYSRLQNPARLPEQVEVSLDEFIDSILGSVDEELDSPEIVIDVLLHGQLERFSLDPRLTARAIQNLLRNAMRYCEKRIQIGVQVCAKGCEIWVDDDGIGIPDDERERIFEPFYRLDRSRDRATGGFGLGLAISRRALEAQGGTLTVEPSPLGGARFRLWLPTPA